In one Rhopalosiphum padi isolate XX-2018 chromosome 3, ASM2088224v1, whole genome shotgun sequence genomic region, the following are encoded:
- the LOC132925016 gene encoding uncharacterized protein LOC132925016, giving the protein MNKARYFWLMQAQTESMSNEITDLRFGKMVHRGSCFKALNPFIDNQGTPGITCPRSIKLLANPGQFRARPQFTTPLMAPLTSVCVTIARPFANSGIDLCSPIFVRSGLRKISPTKSYICVFVCMVTRAIHLELLSSLSTDDFLAALSRFMSRRGQCRDLHSDNDTNFVGADRILKTYFKATVNSNKVHDFLTMRDITWHFIPPAAPHFGGLWESAVKSAKRHLLRVSKGVLLTFDETRTLLCQIEAALNSRPLSPLSLDPNDFNALTPGHFLIGSSLMLPPEPNMSSVPLNWLKRYQLMRQQMQIFWKRWSLEYLPQLQRRGKWTKPNRNFSIGDLAILRDDNMPPLKWPLVRVTAVHSGNDGFVRAVTVRNSVGSEFRRPAIKLSLLPTEKDHEDKD; this is encoded by the exons ATGAATAAAGCCCGATACTTTTGGTTAATGCAAGCTCAGACTGAGTCAATGTCAAACGAAATAACAGATTTGCGTTTTGGAAAGATGGTTCATCGTGGTAGTTGCTTTAAGGCTCTAAATCCATTCATTGATAATCAGGG GACCCCAGGCATTACTTGCCCACGTAGCATTAAATTATTGGCCAATCCGGGACAATTCCGAGCTCGCCCTCAATTTACTACACCATTAATGGCGCCTCTAACTAGTGTATGCGTTACAATTGCTCGACCATTTGCCAATAGTGGAATAGATCTGTGTAGCCCAATATTTGTTCGTAGTGGGCTGAGAAAGATTTCACCGACCAAAAGCTATATTTGTGTGTTTGTCTGCATGGTTACTCGAGCCATACATTTAGAATTATTGTCATCACTGTCTACTGATGATTTCCTGGCTGCACTATCTCGTTTTATGTCGCGGAGAGGTCAATGTAGGGATCTTCACAGTGACAACGACACAAATTTCGTAGGTGCAGACCGTATACTCAAAACATATTTCAAGGCAACTGTAAACAGCAATAAAGTACATGACTTTCTTACAATGCGAGACATAACATGGCACTTCATACCACCAGCTGCCCCACACTTTGGTGGTTTGTGGGAAAGTGCAGTCAAGTCAGCTAAAAGGCATCTCCTTCGAGTGTCAAAAGGAGTGTTGCTAACATTTGATGAAACCAGAACTCTACTATGTCAAATTGAAGCTGCATTGAACTCTCGACCACTTTCTCCACTTTCATTAGACCCAAACGACTTCAATGCACTGACACCAGGTCATTTTTTAATTGGGAGTTCGCTCATGCTACCACCTGAGCCTAATATGTCATCCGTACCACTGAACTGGTTAAAGCGATATCAACTTATGCGACAGCAAATGCAAATATTCTGGAAACGTTGGTCATTAGAATATTTACCACAACTCCAGCGAAGAGGTAAATGGACAAAACCCAATCGAAACTTTTCCATTGGTGATCTTGCAATCTTGCGTGACGACAACATGCCACCTCTGAAGTGGCCATTAGTCCGTGTAACAGCAGTACATTCTGGGAATGATGGTTTCGTAAGGGCAGTGACCGTGCGAAATTCTGTTGGCTCTGAATTTCGACGTCCAGCAATCAAATTATCATTGTTACCTACCGAAAAGGACCATGAGGATAAAGATTAG
- the LOC132925017 gene encoding uncharacterized protein LOC132925017 has protein sequence MVNIIETEVLSMLGLRWQPSIDSIRFAMKDWAPPQHITKRTLLSDINSVYDPLGLLSSILIKGKIFIQQVWSLKVGWDDTLSEEIRSKWLKFYSSLFALNELIIPRLALLTESDSYELHGFCDASQHAYGACIYIRSSNQNGNAEVKLYTARSRVAPIKTTTIPRLELCGALLLSELKIHILWTDSTIVLAWLRSLKPLQVYVVNRVAQISELSCEVQWRHTPTADNPADLISRGVDVQTMISSELWWHGPKWLKEEKSCWPDTPMLPLELPELRKIKLILSTTNKEPFWAIAEMFNLV, from the exons atggtaaatattattgaaactgAGGTGTTGAGCATGTTAGGACTTCGATGGCAACCATCTATAGATAGTATTCGGTTTGCAATGAAAGATTGGGCTCCTCCTCAACACATAACTAAGCGCACTCTCCTATCAGATATAAACAGTGTCTATGATCCGCTTGGACTATTGTCATCAATTTTAATCAAAGGCAAGATCTTTATCCAGCAAGTATGGAGTCTTAAAGTAGGTTGGGATGACACTTTATCGGAAGAGATAAGATCaaaatggttaaaattttattcaagtTTGTTTGCACTCAATGAATTGATTATACCAAGACTAGCATTACTAACTGAGTCTGACAGTTATGAACTTCATGGTTTCTGTGACGCATCTCAGCATGCCTACGGTGCTTGCATTTACATTCGGTCTAGTAATCAAAATGGCAATGCAGAAGTTAAGTTATACACGGCTAGATCTCGGGTTGCGCCAATCAAAACCACCACTATTCCTCGTCTTGAGCTGTGCGGCGCATTACTACTATCGGAATTG AAAATACACATTCTTTGGACCGATTCAACTATTGTTCTTGCATGGTTACGTAGTCTAAAACCACTTCAAGTTTATGTTGTCAACAGAGTTGCACAGATAAGTGAGCTCTCGTGTGAAGTTCAATGGCGTCATACACCTACAGCTGATAATCCTGCAGACCTCATATCCAGAGGAGTTGATGTTCAAACTATGATCTCATCTGAGCTATGGTGGCATGGGCCAAAGTGGCTCAAGGAAGAAAAGTCCTGTTGGCCTGACACACCAATGTTGCCATTAGAGTTACCAGAACTAcgcaaaatcaaattaattttatcaactaCAAATAAAGAACCTTTCTGGGCTATTGCAGAAATGTTCAACTTGGTCTAA
- the LOC132925169 gene encoding uncharacterized protein LOC132925169, with protein MSSVDAVVPINYLDLCRICLAESQLTDILMFGETSIQWIKDIKTYFNVQLQFNDHKSTKLCRCCILKIESWRKDLHFAANAQIIIDFFDERVRCVLGIDTEDD; from the exons ATGTCGTCCGTCGATGCTGTTGTGCCCATAAATTACCTAGACTTGTGCCGCATCTGTCTTGCCGAAAGCCAACTCACTGATATTCTGATGTTTGGAGAAACGTCTATACAATGGATAAAAGACATTAAGACATACTTCAACGTCCAA ttgCAATTCAATGATCATAAATCGACAAAGCTATGTAGGTGTTGTATTCTTAAGATTGAGTCATGGCGCAAAGATTTGCATTTTGCAGCCAACGCTCAAATTATCATCGATTTTTTCGATGAAAGG GTGCGATGTGTACTGGGAATCGATACAGAAGATGATTGA
- the LOC132925018 gene encoding protein GVQW3-like yields MDNISEQRACIKFCFKIGKNATECFELIKLAFGDIALSRCVTFDWFKRFKEGRISIEDDHRPGRPSTSKTNDIISLVRDKIRSDRRLTVREVANEIGISIGTCHSILSDELGMKRVSAKLVPKLLTEEQMEHRIEVCLDLKNRVSNDPSFIKSIITGDETWVYGYDPETKVQSSQWKTANSPRPKKCRQVRSNIKAMLIVFFDFFGLVHYEFAPTGQTINQVFYKQVLERLREKVRRKRPEAWKSKSWFLHHDNAPAHSALSAREFLTSKNIPVVPHPPYSPDLAPCDFFFVSETEKYPQRPQI; encoded by the coding sequence ATGGATAATATTTCGGAGCAACGCGcgtgtattaaattttgtttcaaaattggtaaaaatgctACGGaatgttttgaattaataaaattggcTTTTGGAGATATTGCACTAAGCCGTTGTGTAACTTTTGACTGGTTCAAACGTTTTAAAGAAGGTCGTATATCCATTGAAGATGACCATCGTCCTGGGCGTCCATCAACATCAAAAACAAATGATATCATTTCTCTAGTTCGAGACAAAATTAGATCCGACCGAAGATTAACTGTCAGAGAAGTAGCTAATGAAATTGGCATATCAATTGGTACTTGTCATTCAATTTTATCAGATGAATTGGGTATGAAAAGAGTGTCCGCAAAATTAGTGCCAAAATTGTTAACCGAGGAGCAAATGGAACATCGCATTGAAGTGTGTTTGGATCTAAAAAATCGGGTTTCTAATGACCCAAGTTTTATCAAATCAATAATTACGGGCGATGAAACATGGGTGTATGGATATGATCCCGAAACCAAGGTCCAATCATCGCAATGGAAGACCGCAAATTCACCTCGTCCAAAAAAATGTCGTCAGGTCCGGTCAAACATCAAAGCAATGCTCAtagttttttttgatttttttggttTAGTTCATTATGAGTTTGCACCTACAGGTCAGACAATAAATCAAGTGTTCTATAAACAAGTATTAGAAAGATTAAGAGAGAAAGTGCGCCGTAAAAGACCAGAAGCGTGGAAATCAAAGTCGTGGTTTTTGCACCACGACAATGCACCGGCGCATTCTGCACTTTCCGCACGTGAATTTTTGACATCTAAAAATATACCAGTGGTACCTCATCCACCATATTCACCCGACTTAGCTccctgtgattttttttttgtttccgaGACTGAAAAGTACCCTCAAAGGCCACAGATTTGA